ACATAGGACTTGACCTTTCTTTACTTTGTCTCCTACGTTTACAAACGGATCATCTTCAGGCGATGGCGCAGAGTAGTAAGTACCCACTAATGGAGACTTTACCGATGTTAAATTCGCATTATACTCTACTGTTTCTTGTTCCTCACCTTTTTCAACTAGTTTTGGTGCTCTGTTCTCATTTTGATTACGATTCAGTTCTCTATTCTCTTGCACTAGTACTGGTCTAACCGTTTCACGTTCGCTTTGCTTGTTTAATTTTAATTTCATTCCTTCAAT
The Haloplasma contractile SSD-17B DNA segment above includes these coding regions:
- the accB gene encoding acetyl-CoA carboxylase biotin carboxyl carrier protein, coding for MDLLEIKKFIKDFEESSLNSIDLEIEGMKLKLNKQSERETVRPVLVQENRELNRNQNENRAPKLVEKGEEQETVEYNANLTSVKSPLVGTYYSAPSPEDDPFVNVGDKVKKGQVLCIIEAMKIMNEITSPIDGTIKEINMNDGDTVGFDQLILSIE